In Deltaproteobacteria bacterium, a single genomic region encodes these proteins:
- a CDS encoding DUF2147 domain-containing protein, producing MFGLLAGASGDLEASDTPVGVWKTIDDDTGEAKSLVKIYERDGKLYGRVTKLFQNPDAVCTACEGEDKDAPIVGMVIMWGLEQDDDEWSGGKIFDPKKGKTYNCKLWIEDDGDLKVRGSVGPFYRTQTWHRVS from the coding sequence ATGTTCGGTCTGCTCGCGGGCGCCAGCGGCGACCTCGAGGCCTCCGACACGCCCGTGGGCGTGTGGAAGACCATCGACGACGACACCGGCGAGGCCAAGTCGTTGGTCAAGATCTACGAGCGCGACGGCAAGCTCTACGGCCGCGTGACCAAGCTGTTCCAGAACCCCGATGCGGTCTGCACCGCGTGCGAGGGCGAGGACAAGGACGCACCGATCGTCGGCATGGTGATCATGTGGGGCCTCGAGCAGGACGACGACGAGTGGTCCGGCGGCAAGATCTTCGACCCCAAGAAGGGCAAGACCTACAACTGCAAGCTGTGGATCGAGGACGACGGCGACCTCAAGGTTCGCGGCTCCGTGGGTCCGTTCTACCGCACCCAGACGTGGCACCGGGTCAGCTGA
- a CDS encoding sigma-70 family RNA polymerase sigma factor, with protein MTPHVPPLELVSDAAGQPRWTLTAVYREYQGFVWRSLYHLGLPRAQVDDAVQDVFIVVHRRLPEFDGRTTVRNWLYGIARRVASQYRRGAERSAQRLRVVPSAETAASVQDAGTPERFEAAQLVRQFLDELDEDKREVFLLAELEGMSAGEVADALELNVNTVYARLRAARLKFEKAVARHEARSRREVRT; from the coding sequence TTGACCCCCCACGTACCCCCGCTCGAGCTCGTGAGCGACGCTGCCGGCCAGCCCCGGTGGACGTTGACGGCGGTCTACCGCGAGTACCAGGGCTTCGTGTGGCGCTCGCTCTACCACCTGGGCTTGCCGCGGGCGCAGGTCGACGACGCGGTGCAGGACGTCTTCATCGTCGTGCACCGGCGGCTGCCGGAGTTCGACGGCCGCACCACCGTGCGCAACTGGCTGTACGGCATCGCGCGACGGGTCGCGAGCCAGTACCGTCGCGGTGCCGAGCGCAGCGCCCAGCGATTGCGGGTGGTGCCGAGCGCCGAGACGGCGGCGTCGGTCCAGGACGCCGGCACGCCCGAGCGCTTCGAGGCCGCCCAGCTGGTGCGGCAGTTCCTCGACGAGCTCGACGAGGACAAGCGCGAGGTGTTCCTGCTCGCGGAGCTCGAGGGCATGAGCGCGGGCGAGGTCGCCGACGCGCTCGAGCTCAACGTCAACACCGTGTACGCGCGCCTGCGGGCGGCGCGACTCAAGTTCGAGAAGGCCGTCGCGCGCCACGAGGCGCGCTCGCGTCGCGAGGTGCGGACATGA
- a CDS encoding DUF4215 domain-containing protein, whose product MPAFRVAVRGVLVASVANAACTAAVSPEADTDASGGIGISVSGSDSGSGSGETGTSSTTDEEETEGGDVCGDGARGATEACDDGNLDAGDGCDASCSAEDGFRCLVPGLPCVPIICGDGKVDSPELCDDGNDAPGDGCDAQCGLEDGYSCVLPGTKCQAAMCGDGILAGFEVCDDGNAEPGDGCNDACKLEAGFYCPTPNTACLPTECGDGQAQGLEHCDDGNLLPYDGCSPVCTNEPSCAHGDCEAICGDGIILPGTTEECDDGNNFAGDGCSETCEVEPGFACELQDVALPDTLHLPILFRDVRGWNHPADPRHIDFNNGSGSGITFDMVDLLLADDGRPVANPAFVPNNASYHTAESFFEWYRDTPGTNLAVVDWLDLPQTPAGAYEFDSNAFFPIDDRGWADPASTDPEILYEGHNFNFTSEIRYWFEFSGTEELAFRGDDDVWVFVDGHLCLDIGGLHGAVGATMSLADPAVEPNVTQQAIVQACVDELEVGKVYEVAVFHAERHTTASNFRLTLSGFVTQTSSCDWVCGDGVVTPYEVCDDGTENNTGGFGMCNADCLGVGPYCGDGVLDPAHEECDLGALNVGSYDGCNADCTLGPKCGDGVREEEHEECDAGEANGVNGSGCEDDCTLTPIG is encoded by the coding sequence ATGCCAGCTTTCAGAGTCGCTGTTCGAGGAGTCCTGGTCGCCTCGGTCGCCAACGCGGCCTGCACCGCGGCGGTCAGTCCCGAGGCCGACACCGACGCGTCGGGCGGCATCGGCATCTCGGTCAGCGGCAGCGACAGCGGCAGCGGCAGCGGTGAGACCGGCACCAGCTCCACCACCGACGAGGAGGAGACCGAAGGCGGTGACGTCTGCGGAGACGGTGCGCGTGGGGCCACCGAGGCGTGCGACGACGGCAACCTCGACGCGGGCGATGGTTGCGATGCGAGCTGCAGCGCCGAGGACGGCTTTCGCTGTCTCGTGCCGGGCCTGCCGTGCGTGCCGATCATCTGTGGCGACGGCAAGGTCGACTCGCCCGAGCTGTGCGACGACGGCAACGACGCACCTGGTGACGGCTGCGACGCGCAGTGTGGTCTCGAGGACGGTTACAGCTGCGTGCTGCCCGGCACCAAGTGCCAGGCCGCGATGTGTGGCGACGGCATCCTCGCGGGCTTCGAGGTCTGCGACGACGGCAACGCCGAACCGGGCGACGGCTGCAACGACGCCTGCAAGCTCGAAGCCGGCTTCTACTGCCCGACGCCGAACACCGCGTGTCTGCCGACCGAGTGCGGCGATGGCCAGGCCCAGGGCCTCGAGCACTGCGACGACGGCAACCTGCTGCCGTACGACGGCTGCAGCCCCGTGTGCACCAACGAGCCCAGCTGCGCCCACGGCGACTGCGAGGCCATCTGCGGCGACGGCATCATCCTCCCCGGCACCACCGAGGAGTGCGACGACGGCAACAACTTCGCCGGCGATGGTTGCTCCGAGACCTGCGAGGTCGAGCCCGGCTTCGCGTGCGAGCTGCAGGACGTCGCACTGCCCGACACGCTGCACCTGCCGATCCTGTTCCGCGACGTCCGCGGCTGGAATCACCCCGCCGATCCACGCCACATCGACTTCAACAACGGCAGCGGCTCCGGCATCACGTTCGACATGGTCGACCTGCTGCTCGCCGACGACGGCCGCCCGGTCGCCAACCCAGCGTTCGTGCCGAACAACGCCTCGTACCACACCGCCGAGTCGTTCTTCGAGTGGTACCGCGACACCCCCGGCACCAACCTCGCGGTGGTCGACTGGCTCGACCTGCCGCAGACACCCGCGGGCGCCTACGAGTTCGACTCCAATGCGTTCTTCCCGATCGACGATCGCGGCTGGGCCGACCCCGCGTCGACCGATCCAGAGATCCTCTACGAAGGCCACAACTTCAACTTCACCTCCGAGATCCGCTACTGGTTCGAGTTCTCCGGCACCGAGGAGCTGGCCTTCCGCGGTGACGACGACGTGTGGGTGTTCGTCGACGGGCACCTATGCCTCGACATCGGCGGCCTGCACGGGGCGGTCGGCGCGACCATGAGCCTGGCCGATCCCGCGGTCGAGCCCAACGTCACGCAGCAGGCCATCGTGCAGGCCTGCGTCGACGAGCTCGAGGTCGGCAAGGTCTACGAGGTCGCGGTGTTCCACGCCGAGCGCCACACGACCGCGTCGAACTTCCGGCTCACGCTGTCGGGCTTCGTGACGCAGACATCGAGCTGCGACTGGGTCTGCGGCGACGGCGTCGTCACGCCCTACGAGGTCTGCGACGACGGCACCGAGAACAACACCGGCGGCTTCGGCATGTGCAACGCCGACTGCCTCGGCGTCGGGCCCTACTGCGGCGACGGCGTCCTCGATCCCGCGCACGAGGAATGCGACCTGGGTGCGCTCAACGTCGGCAGCTACGACGGCTGCAACGCCGACTGCACCCTGGGCCCCAAGTGTGGCGATGGCGTGCGCGAGGAGGAGCACGAGGAGTGCGACGCCGGCGAGGCCAACGGCGTGAACGGCAGCGGCTGCGAGGACGACTGCACGCTGACGCCGATCGGGTAG
- a CDS encoding DEAD/DEAH box helicase, whose product MAPSGAAAEVAVADRELRERSERLRLLAQARDEHTASLLPSSEITFGVSLAIDEARGRVEPELWRHPVVRIAALRVGLDARGRVQHVRPAHLDAMTASPGLLPPEVGLEVLALWHGARALERRVFGPPRETEAVLLPPVPGSGTLLSTLFEVARCHVNDIGGPRLMRGPARTGHPQWRLASNGRQDLVLAPLPGEPPWAVLPVVPLHYVNTQTGTFGLLRSEIGDEVALELTTALSVPASLSSAVPDEVRASLTSAGLPLPLPLRRGAPEAIVPIASVRLTGRDAFGGRVPQVELWFAYGGVRVRPGEPGDEVMHLVGDTLHPSPRAHAFERAAIARLRELGAPERVDATATVADQEAWIAFARDAVPRLRAEGFDVTVEDSFEWTAVEIDGWYGATEDADAGEWFLELGVLVGGERINILPAVVEAIRDGRITRERLQVEHATVLLPLADGRRVRVEGARLQAIVDVLVELHDHDRSPRDKLRLSSLDAARLDALTDVAWELSPRVQQAVARLREGPVSVALPTALRAELREYQRHGFEWLQWLREAGLGGILADDMGLGKTVQALTHLLAEHEAGRMKAPALVVVPRSVLRNWAREAERFTPGLRVLVYHGRDRHAALANGEHQLVVTTYALLQRDEVLQQQRWHTVVLDEAQAIKNPTTKVALAAMKLNAQQRLAMTGTPMENHLGELWSLTSFVNPGLLGNRRQFTQWYRTPIERDGEVGRFDALCRRIAPFMLRRTKTQVLTELPPKTEVVMYAALDDRERDLYESVRLTMEERVRKELVARGLAKSQIVVLDALLKLRQVCCHAPLTKLAAARAITRGSKLTLLLDLLEQLAAEGRRTLVFSQFTSMLEVIGKELHALEIRWSTITGRTSDRQRVVDEFQQGNVAVMLVSLKAGGTGLNLTAADTVIHYDPWWNPAVEAQASDRAHRIGQDKPVTVYRLICEGTVEERMVALQERKAALGRGIQESAQRRTQGGHRLDERDIAALLAPLGELDLPE is encoded by the coding sequence ATGGCGCCCAGCGGCGCTGCCGCGGAGGTGGCGGTCGCCGATCGTGAGCTTCGCGAGCGTAGCGAGCGGCTGCGGCTGCTCGCGCAGGCGCGTGACGAGCACACGGCATCGTTGCTGCCGAGCTCGGAGATCACGTTCGGGGTCTCGCTCGCGATCGACGAGGCGCGTGGTCGCGTCGAGCCCGAGCTGTGGCGTCACCCGGTGGTGCGGATCGCCGCGCTGCGCGTCGGTCTCGATGCGCGTGGGCGCGTCCAGCACGTGCGGCCCGCTCACCTCGATGCGATGACGGCGAGCCCCGGACTGCTGCCGCCCGAGGTCGGGCTCGAGGTGCTCGCGCTATGGCACGGCGCGCGCGCGCTCGAGCGCCGCGTGTTCGGACCGCCGCGCGAGACCGAGGCCGTGTTGCTGCCGCCGGTGCCGGGCTCGGGCACGCTGCTGTCGACGCTCTTCGAGGTGGCGCGCTGCCATGTCAACGACATCGGCGGCCCCCGGCTGATGCGCGGACCGGCTCGCACGGGGCATCCGCAGTGGCGCCTGGCGAGCAACGGGCGCCAAGACCTGGTGTTGGCGCCGCTGCCCGGCGAGCCGCCGTGGGCGGTGTTGCCGGTGGTGCCGCTGCACTACGTCAACACGCAGACCGGGACCTTCGGGCTGCTGCGCTCGGAGATCGGCGACGAGGTGGCGCTCGAGCTCACCACGGCGTTGTCGGTGCCCGCGTCGCTGTCGAGCGCAGTGCCCGACGAGGTCCGGGCGTCGTTGACGAGTGCTGGCTTGCCGCTGCCGCTGCCGCTGCGCCGTGGCGCACCCGAGGCGATCGTCCCGATCGCGAGTGTGCGGCTGACGGGCCGCGACGCCTTCGGCGGGCGCGTGCCGCAGGTGGAGCTATGGTTCGCCTACGGTGGTGTCCGCGTGCGACCGGGCGAGCCCGGCGACGAGGTCATGCATCTGGTCGGCGACACGCTGCACCCGAGCCCGCGCGCCCACGCCTTCGAGCGGGCCGCGATCGCCCGTCTGCGCGAGCTGGGCGCGCCAGAGCGCGTCGATGCCACCGCCACCGTCGCCGACCAGGAGGCGTGGATCGCCTTCGCGCGCGATGCCGTGCCGCGCCTGCGGGCGGAGGGCTTCGACGTCACCGTCGAAGACAGCTTCGAGTGGACCGCGGTCGAGATCGACGGCTGGTACGGCGCGACCGAAGACGCCGACGCCGGCGAGTGGTTCCTCGAGCTCGGCGTGCTGGTCGGCGGCGAGCGCATCAACATCCTGCCCGCGGTCGTCGAGGCGATCCGCGACGGGCGGATCACCCGCGAGCGACTGCAGGTCGAGCACGCCACGGTGCTGCTACCGCTGGCGGATGGCCGCCGCGTGCGGGTCGAGGGCGCGCGCTTGCAGGCGATCGTCGACGTGTTGGTCGAGCTGCACGACCACGACCGATCGCCGCGCGACAAGCTGCGGCTTTCGAGCCTGGACGCCGCGCGCCTCGATGCCCTGACGGACGTGGCCTGGGAGCTGTCGCCGCGGGTCCAGCAAGCGGTCGCGCGGCTGCGGGAGGGGCCGGTTTCGGTGGCGCTGCCGACGGCGCTGCGCGCCGAGCTGCGCGAGTACCAGCGACACGGCTTCGAGTGGCTGCAGTGGCTGCGCGAGGCCGGCCTCGGCGGGATCCTGGCCGACGACATGGGCCTGGGCAAGACCGTACAGGCCCTGACCCACCTGCTCGCCGAGCACGAGGCCGGGCGCATGAAGGCGCCGGCGCTGGTCGTGGTGCCCCGCAGTGTGCTGCGCAACTGGGCCCGTGAGGCCGAGCGCTTCACGCCGGGACTGCGCGTGCTGGTCTACCACGGCCGTGATCGCCATGCCGCGCTGGCCAACGGCGAGCACCAGTTGGTGGTGACCACCTACGCGTTGTTGCAGCGCGACGAGGTGCTGCAGCAGCAGCGCTGGCACACGGTCGTGCTCGACGAGGCGCAGGCGATCAAGAACCCCACCACCAAGGTCGCGCTGGCGGCGATGAAGCTGAACGCGCAGCAGCGGCTGGCCATGACCGGTACGCCGATGGAGAACCACCTCGGCGAGCTGTGGTCGCTGACGAGCTTCGTGAACCCCGGCTTGCTCGGCAACCGCCGACAATTCACGCAGTGGTATCGCACCCCGATCGAGCGCGATGGCGAGGTCGGACGCTTCGACGCACTGTGCCGTCGCATCGCGCCGTTCATGCTGCGCCGAACGAAGACGCAGGTGCTGACCGAGCTGCCGCCCAAGACCGAGGTCGTGATGTACGCCGCGCTCGACGATCGCGAGCGTGATCTCTACGAGTCCGTGCGGCTGACGATGGAGGAGCGCGTGCGCAAGGAGCTGGTCGCCCGCGGGCTGGCCAAGAGCCAGATCGTCGTGCTCGACGCGCTGCTCAAGCTGCGACAGGTGTGCTGCCACGCGCCGCTGACCAAGCTCGCGGCGGCGCGGGCCATCACCCGCGGCAGCAAGCTGACGCTGCTGCTCGACCTACTCGAGCAGCTCGCCGCCGAGGGCCGTCGGACCCTGGTGTTCAGCCAGTTCACGAGCATGCTCGAGGTCATCGGCAAGGAGCTCCACGCCCTCGAAATCCGCTGGAGCACGATCACCGGGCGCACCAGCGATCGTCAGCGCGTGGTCGACGAGTTCCAGCAGGGCAACGTGGCGGTGATGCTGGTCTCGCTCAAGGCCGGCGGCACCGGCCTGAACCTCACCGCAGCCGACACCGTGATCCACTACGACCCGTGGTGGAATCCGGCGGTCGAGGCCCAGGCCAGCGATCGCGCGCACCGCATCGGGCAGGACAAGCCGGTCACGGTCTATCGCCTCATCTGCGAAGGCACCGTCGAGGAGCGCATGGTCGCGCTGCAGGAGCGCAAGGCCGCGCTCGGTCGCGGCATCCAGGAGAGCGCGCAGCGACGCACGCAAGGTGGCCATCGCCTCGACGAACGCGACATCGCGGCCCTGCTCGCGCCGTTGGGTGAGCTCGACCTGCCCGAGTAG
- a CDS encoding VWA domain-containing protein: protein MRLAWAAWGLGTALGLGGAWACGDTGADECPIGSHGCACTVGGACDVGLSCLAGSCEVLPGGTDGTSASDSDTGMSAGSGSSATAASTITGMTESDTSAGDSSGGGGPKLDVGGGETGPISGCGKIDMLFVLDSSGSMIEERQALAATNAVTGIITTLEGLNGGGIDYRIGVTDDDDNGFHVPPGWAGPNPWFDSTELDDMAMALAVNGAVGAVGGEPPIGCEHVLTSGTDLLLGDATGFVRDDALLVLLMLTDVDDYGDYDQQGGNTCGLGCATPPKYTPPEAEDLLSSQVKGGQVGAVAAIVIAGDPGVAAGMNFCGQPGSCGCNGIDCGVFHATKLFAFADLLDTNGYAADLCLVGNAVPATVEAALTDSIDAACMNFEPAG, encoded by the coding sequence ATGCGACTTGCGTGGGCGGCTTGGGGTTTGGGTACGGCGCTGGGCTTGGGCGGTGCGTGGGCCTGTGGTGACACCGGCGCCGACGAGTGCCCGATCGGCAGTCACGGCTGCGCCTGCACCGTGGGCGGTGCCTGCGATGTCGGCCTGTCGTGCTTGGCGGGAAGCTGCGAGGTCCTGCCGGGCGGCACCGACGGCACGAGCGCGTCGGACAGCGACACCGGCATGAGCGCGGGCAGCGGGAGCTCGGCGACCGCGGCGAGCACGATCACCGGCATGACCGAGTCGGACACCAGCGCCGGCGACAGCAGTGGCGGCGGTGGTCCCAAGCTCGACGTCGGCGGTGGTGAGACCGGCCCCATCAGCGGCTGCGGCAAGATCGACATGCTGTTCGTGCTCGACAGCTCGGGCTCGATGATCGAGGAGCGCCAGGCGCTGGCGGCCACCAACGCGGTGACCGGCATCATCACCACGCTCGAGGGCTTGAACGGTGGCGGCATCGACTACCGCATCGGCGTGACCGACGACGACGACAACGGCTTCCACGTGCCACCGGGCTGGGCCGGCCCCAACCCGTGGTTCGACAGCACCGAGCTCGACGACATGGCGATGGCGTTGGCGGTCAACGGCGCCGTGGGGGCCGTCGGCGGTGAGCCCCCGATCGGTTGCGAGCACGTGCTGACCAGCGGCACCGATCTCCTGCTCGGCGACGCCACCGGCTTCGTTCGCGACGACGCGCTGCTGGTGCTGCTCATGCTCACCGACGTCGACGACTACGGCGACTACGATCAGCAGGGCGGCAACACCTGCGGCCTCGGCTGCGCGACCCCACCGAAGTACACCCCGCCGGAGGCGGAGGATCTGCTGTCCTCTCAGGTCAAGGGCGGTCAGGTCGGCGCGGTCGCGGCGATCGTCATCGCCGGTGATCCCGGCGTCGCCGCGGGCATGAACTTCTGCGGTCAGCCCGGCAGCTGCGGCTGCAACGGCATCGACTGCGGGGTCTTCCACGCCACCAAGTTGTTCGCGTTCGCCGATCTGCTGGACACCAACGGCTACGCCGCCGACCTGTGCCTGGTCGGCAACGCGGTGCCGGCGACCGTCGAGGCCGCGCTGACCGACAGCATCGATGCCGCGTGCATGAACTTCGAGCCCGCCGGTTGA
- a CDS encoding amino acid permease, with amino-acid sequence MSHRPQRLGPVAAMSLVAGSMLGIGIFIAPPVVASHVDRPAAFLLVWLLGGISALCGALSVAELGAMMPRAGGDYPYLRRAYGPGLAFAAGWLQLLAVFPGSLAAMAVGTATFQLPQILGSHFELPAQLGLDPTLFWATTLVLGLTVVNHIGVVVSGRLQIVVTIAPVLLLLLGTVFVMLHQGTHAGALATAEPGLRVPPVAALAAAFLPVYFAFSGWNAAIFVGAEIDAPSRNVPRALVGGTMAVTVLYVALCLGFLAVFTMSALANTGEAGTAAAAVIFGEWGRWGVTIAILLAMLGSLNGTVLTGSRIAYAMAKDGHCIAAAGTCSPRHGTPAVALWMQAGWTLLLIYTHGFEALIGYASAAMLITGTLTVAAVFVLRVKLPGMPRPYRTWGYPIAPAIYILLSLVVLVVLARKLDPSVFAGAGWFALAYLFHRFVMRPREAASSSRSEPRGELDAHSVGVGDP; translated from the coding sequence ATGTCGCACCGTCCCCAACGCCTCGGACCCGTCGCCGCGATGTCGCTCGTGGCCGGCTCGATGCTGGGCATCGGGATTTTCATCGCGCCGCCAGTGGTGGCCTCCCACGTCGATCGGCCCGCTGCGTTCCTGTTGGTGTGGCTGCTCGGCGGGATCTCGGCCCTGTGCGGCGCGCTGTCGGTCGCCGAGCTGGGCGCCATGATGCCGCGGGCCGGCGGCGACTATCCCTACCTGCGCCGCGCGTACGGCCCGGGCCTCGCCTTCGCCGCGGGCTGGCTGCAGCTGCTGGCGGTGTTTCCCGGCTCGCTGGCCGCGATGGCGGTCGGCACGGCGACCTTCCAGCTGCCGCAGATCCTCGGCAGTCACTTCGAGCTGCCCGCGCAGCTCGGCCTCGACCCCACGCTGTTCTGGGCCACCACGCTCGTGCTCGGCCTGACCGTCGTCAATCACATCGGCGTGGTGGTGTCGGGCCGGCTGCAGATCGTCGTCACGATCGCGCCGGTGTTGTTGTTGTTGCTCGGCACCGTGTTCGTGATGCTGCACCAGGGCACCCACGCCGGTGCGCTCGCCACCGCCGAGCCTGGCCTGCGCGTGCCCCCCGTGGCCGCGCTCGCGGCCGCGTTCCTGCCGGTCTACTTCGCGTTCTCGGGCTGGAACGCGGCGATCTTCGTCGGCGCCGAGATCGACGCGCCGTCGCGCAACGTACCGCGCGCGCTGGTCGGCGGCACGATGGCGGTGACGGTCCTCTACGTCGCGCTGTGCCTGGGCTTCCTCGCGGTGTTCACGATGTCGGCGCTGGCCAACACCGGTGAGGCCGGTACCGCGGCGGCCGCGGTCATCTTTGGCGAGTGGGGGCGCTGGGGCGTGACCATCGCGATCTTGCTGGCGATGCTCGGGTCGCTCAACGGCACCGTGCTGACCGGCTCGCGCATCGCCTACGCGATGGCGAAGGATGGCCACTGCATCGCAGCCGCCGGCACCTGCAGCCCGCGCCATGGCACCCCTGCGGTCGCGCTGTGGATGCAAGCCGGCTGGACGCTCCTGCTCATCTACACCCACGGCTTCGAGGCGCTGATCGGCTACGCCTCGGCGGCGATGCTCATCACCGGCACACTCACGGTCGCCGCGGTCTTCGTGCTGCGGGTCAAGCTGCCCGGCATGCCGCGGCCCTACCGGACCTGGGGCTATCCGATCGCGCCGGCGATCTACATCCTGCTCAGCCTGGTGGTGCTGGTGGTGCTGGCACGCAAGCTCGATCCCTCGGTGTTCGCGGGCGCGGGCTGGTTCGCGCTCGCCTACCTCTTCCACCGTTTCGTCATGCGTCCGCGCGAAGCCGCCAGCTCGAGCCGCAGCGAGCCGCGCGGCGAGCTCGATGCCCACAGTGTGGGCGTCGGCGACCCCTGA
- the bamD gene encoding outer membrane protein assembly factor BamD, translating to MALCMGAVAPVGCKTGPDLAADYAQTAEENFALAQNEFLDRDWEEAIQYADFVRIRFPFSRYAVEAELLIARAEFEQSNHTTAMDAFKQFAKLHPTHEHVRNGWASFMAAASAFMNAPQKFFLLPPDYMRDQSQLEEALIELEYYFDHYGGTVTEPYAVKLRDEVRRRLLQHELYVANFYLSRDKPEAAIGRLEAAHATYPGIGLDAEVLFLLGVTYLRMDEIELARSTFTELQSQHPKHHHGKQARIYLRYIRDTFGPADPSRKRPDRSPPKPKSPPKPKNLENPVRPERAPPQRPEGTIAPPPSSPFGQGGGAQPEGGASPEAGGTPEAESPEAESPEAESPEAESPEAESESPEAPATPPGAPSGKSASAAGTTASGGRAI from the coding sequence GTGGCCCTGTGCATGGGCGCGGTCGCACCGGTCGGCTGCAAGACCGGCCCCGACCTCGCCGCCGACTACGCCCAGACCGCCGAGGAGAATTTCGCGCTCGCGCAGAACGAGTTCCTCGACCGCGACTGGGAAGAGGCGATCCAGTACGCCGACTTCGTGCGCATCCGGTTCCCGTTCTCGCGCTATGCGGTCGAGGCCGAGCTGCTCATCGCGCGGGCCGAGTTCGAGCAGAGCAACCACACCACCGCGATGGATGCGTTCAAGCAGTTCGCCAAGCTGCATCCGACCCACGAGCACGTGCGCAACGGCTGGGCCTCGTTCATGGCCGCGGCCTCGGCGTTCATGAACGCGCCGCAGAAGTTCTTCCTGCTGCCGCCCGACTACATGCGCGATCAGTCGCAGCTCGAGGAGGCGCTGATCGAGCTCGAGTACTACTTCGATCACTACGGCGGCACCGTCACCGAGCCGTACGCGGTCAAGCTCCGCGACGAGGTGCGACGGCGCCTGCTGCAGCACGAGCTCTACGTCGCCAACTTCTACCTGTCGCGGGACAAGCCCGAGGCCGCAATCGGTCGACTCGAGGCCGCCCACGCCACCTACCCCGGCATCGGCCTCGACGCCGAGGTGCTGTTCCTGCTCGGCGTCACCTACCTGCGCATGGACGAGATCGAGCTGGCGCGCTCGACCTTCACCGAGCTGCAATCGCAGCACCCCAAGCACCACCACGGCAAGCAGGCGCGCATCTACCTGCGATACATCCGCGACACCTTTGGCCCCGCCGATCCCTCGCGCAAGCGGCCCGATCGCTCGCCGCCCAAGCCCAAGAGCCCGCCCAAGCCCAAGAACCTCGAGAACCCGGTGCGACCCGAGCGGGCCCCACCGCAGCGCCCCGAGGGCACCATCGCGCCACCGCCGAGCTCGCCGTTCGGCCAAGGCGGCGGTGCGCAGCCCGAGGGCGGCGCCTCGCCCGAGGCGGGCGGCACGCCCGAGGCCGAGTCGCCCGAGGCCGAGTCGCCCGAGGCCGAGTCGCCCGAGGCCGAGTCGCCCGAGGCCGAGTCGGAATCGCCCGAGGCCCCCGCGACCCCACCCGGCGCACCCAGTGGCAAGTCGGCGTCGGCGGCGGGCACGACGGCATCGGGCGGTCGCGCCATCTAA